In Thalassococcus sp. S3, the sequence TCGGACGCCGTGGTACCGCTGCCCGCGCCGATTGGGAGACACGCTTTTCCACGCTCTCCGCATCCAAACAGGCACAATTCAACCGGGCCTTTGACCTTGAGCCGCCCAAGCGGCTCTCCGCGACAATCCGGGCTCTCAAAAAGCAGATGTCCGAAGCGGCACCAAAGCTTGCCACGCGGGCCTCTTCGGAAAAGGTGCTCGAAGTGGTCAATCCGATCATGCCGGAAACCATCGGCGGATCCGCGGATCTGACCGGCTCAAACAACACAAAAACCAGCGATCTGGGTGTCTTTGGCCCGGAGAACCGCCAAGGACGCTATATCCACTATGGCATCCGCGAGCACGGGATGGCCGCCGCCATGAATGGCATGGCGCTTCACGGCGGCATCCGGCCTTACGGCGGCACATTCATGTGTTTCACCGATTATGCCCGTCCCGCGATGCGGCTTGCCGCGCTGATGAAAATCCCGACCGTCTTTGTGATGACCCATGACAGCATCGGCCTGGGCGAAGACGGCCCGACCCACCAGCCGGTGGAACATCTGGCCATCTCGCGCGCGACGCCCAATACTTACGTTTTTCGCCCGGCAGACACGATCGAGACAGCCGAAGCCTGGGAACTGGCCCTGACCGCCAAGGAGACCCCGTCGGTCCTGTCGCTGACGCGTCAGGGGTTGCCCACTGTCCGAACCGTTCACAAGACAAAAAACCTGTCCGCTCAAGGGGCTTACGTGTTGGCGGAGGCAGATGGAAAGCGTCAGGCCATCCTTCTTGCCACCGGATCCGAAGTGGCCATCGCGCTGGCCGCACGGGACATGCTGCAGGCGGATGGGATCGGGACACGTGTCGTATCCATGCCCTGCTGGGAACTCTTCGAAGATCAGGATGAGGCCTATCGCAAACGCGTTTTGCCCGGCGGGCCCGTCCGCGTGGCGATCGAAGCAGGCATCCGCTTTGGCTGGGACCGCTGGCTGTTCGGGGAACGGGGGAAGCGGGAGAAGTCGGGCTTTATCGGCATGCATGGGTTCGGGGCCTCCGCGCCGGCCGATACCCTGTACCAGGAGTTCGGGATCACCGCGGACGCGACGGCTGCCAAGGTCAAGCACCTGTTGGGTCTCTAAGCGCAACCGGCAGCAAGGAGCGCCACGTTTTCCGTCACGGAAAACGGCCGGAAAATGTCACATTTTCCGGCGCCTGAAACCAGCGCCTACGCGAAGAGGCCAGGGCCTCACCCCTGTGGCACAACCTCGAGACCCCGCCATCCGTTCTGTTCCAGCCAAAGCGCACGCAGCGTGCGGCTTTGCCCCTCAAAGCGCAGCTCCAGCCTGTCGCAGCCCAGCATCCTGTCCGTGCGGAAATGGCGCAGACCCTCGCGCAACTCGCACCAGGCGCCCAGCATCACACATTCCAGGTGATAGATCAGCGCGATGGGGCGAACGATGCGAAGGGTCTCCTGCCCCTTTTCATCGCGATAGCGTAAACGCAGCTTCCGCTCCTCGCGGATCGCGGCGCGCAACAGCGACATCGGCACGCATCCCTGGTCCGGATCATCCACCGGCGCGCCCCAGGGCGCGACCTGCAGCCAGTCGGCCGGATGTTGCAAGGCATCGATCTTCGCGCAGACGCGTTTCGCGGCGCGCTGCAGGGCGATATCACCCGTGCGCGCCAGCATGGACAGGCCAACCCAAAGCGCCTCGACCTCTTCCCGGTCGAAGTTGAGCGGCGGCAGGTCGTAACCTCGACGCATCACATAGCCCACGCCCGGCTCGCCTTCGATCGGCGTTCGCATCGCCTGCAGGGCGGCGATGTCGCGGTAGATCGTTCGCACCGAAACCTCGAGCTTTTCGCTCAGATCCTCGGCACGGATGGGACGCCCTGTCGACCGCAGGATCTGGATAATCTCAAAGAGACGGTTTGACCGGTGCATGCAGCTCTTCCTCCGACGCTGCTGACACATTAGCACAGGCTCCTGACACCTGTCTGTCAGGGGCGATGTGATGCTCTGGAGATCCCCAGTCAAAGGAGATCCCAAAGATGAGCTACTATGACAACGCCGTCTTGATGCAGTTACGACTCGGGCTCTGGCGCGACCCGCATCGTACCCCGAAAGCCTACGAACAGGAGGCCGAATTCCTGGCCGAACTCAACGGAACGCGTCGTCGGTCTATGAAGGTTCCGTTATCCGGCCTTTTGTTCTGGGCCGGCTGATCAATGCGCACCATCCGATGTCTTGCCCGCCACTGTCTGGTAAGCGGGTACCAGCACCTTCTGGGCCACCGGGATGAGCAGCAGGCCAAGGCCAAGACCCAGCACGCCGTCCATCGTCGCGGTCGCGACCCATTCGACAAACCCGCGCGTCTGATCCGCCGCGACACTGCCAAACGCCTCGGCGATGTGGTGGATGGTTTCGTATGGCCAGCCCCATCCCAGAACCTCCAGACCATGGATCACAATATTGCCGCCAACCCAGAGCATCGCGGCCGTGCCGACGATTGTCAGCACCTTCATCACGCCTGGCATTGCCTTGACAATCCCGCGCCCCACGGCGCGGGTCACGTCGAGATTGGCATTTTTCGCAAGGTATAGGCCCACGTCATCCGCTTTGACGATCAGCGCGACCGCGCCGTAGACTGCAACCGTGATCATGATGGCGACCATGGCCAGGGTCGCGGCCTCGAACCAGAAATTGCTTTCGGGAATGGCGGCCAGCGCAATCGTCATGATCTCTGCCGAGAGAATGAAATCCGTCTTGATCGCCCCTTGCGCCTTTTGATCCTCCAGATGCGCCGGATCGCCTGCTTCATCCTCTTTGAAAATCTTGACCGGCTCGTCGTGCGGGTGAAGCCAGTGGTGCACCTTTTCGGCGCCTTCGAAACAGAGATAGGCCCCGCCGATCATCAAAAGCGGCGTGATGAGCCACGGCGCGAAATTCGAGAGCAAAAGGCCGATGGGCAAGAGGAAGACGAGCTTGTTCTTGAACGACCCCTTCGCGATGCGCCAGATGACCGGCAATTCGCGGGACGCTTCGAACCCCTGGACGTATTTCGGTGTGACCGCCGCGTCGTCGATAACCGCGCCCGCCGCCTTTGAGCCCGCCTTGGCCGCCTGCCCCACGACGTCGTCAACGGATGCTGCCGCAACCTTGGCAATCCCCGCCACGTCATCCAAAAGCGCCAATAAACCGCTCATTGCGCATCCTCTTGCCGATCTGCCGCATTTGCAGCCTACCCTATCCGCTTATTCGGGCAAGCGTTAGCGCAATCGGTCGAAGTTTGCGCTAACACATTCATATCGCGACACTTTTCCTCTTTAGCCAAGACGCGCTCACGTCTATATCGCGCACAAACCAAAAGCATTTGGAGAGCAAGTCATGACCATTAATGTCGGTATCAACGGATTCGGTCGGATCGGCCGGTGTACGCTCGCACACATTTCGGCCAGCGGGCGCAACGATATCAAGGTGGTCAAGGCCAATGCGACCGGGCCGCTGGATACAGCCGCCCACCTGATGCGCTATGACAGCGTGCACGGCCGCTTTGCCAATGACATCCGCGTTGGAGAGAATGCGCTGGATCTGGGCCGCGGCGAGATCGAGATGTTTTCGACCTACGACCCGAACGAGCTGGACTGGTCGGGCTGCGATGTGGTGCTTGAATGCACGGGCAAGTTCAATGACGGCGAGAAAGCGAAGGTGCATCTGGAGCGCGGCGCGAAATCAGTGCTGATTTCGGCCCCGGCCAAGAACGTGCAGAAAACCATCGTGTTCGGCGTGAACGACGAGATGCTCGCCAAAGGCGACAACATGATCTCGAACGGGTCCTGCACGACGAACTGCCTGGCGCCGCTGGCCAAGGTGCTGGACGAAAGCATCGGGATCGAACATGGCGTGATGACCACGATCCATTCCTATACCGGCGATCAGCCCACGCTGGACCGCCGGCATAAGGATCTCTACCGCGCCCGCGCCGCGGCCATGGCCATGATCCCGACCTCGACGGGGGCTGCAAAGGCCCTGGGTGAGGTTCTGCCGCAGCTCAAGGGCAAACTGGACGGCTCCGCCATTCGCGTGCCGACGCCGAATGTCTCTGCGGTGGACCTGACATTCCGCGCCGCCCGCGATGTGACGGCTGAAGAAGTGAACGACGCCGTCAAAGAGGCCATGAAGGGCCGTGTGGGCCGCGTGATGAGCTATGATCCGGAGCCCAAGGTGTCGATTGACTTCAACCACACCGAGGAAAGCTCGATCTTTGCACCGGACCAGACCCGGGTCGTTGATGGTCGGCTGGTGCGGGTGCTGGCATGGTACGACAATGAATGGGGCTTTTCGGTTCGCATGGCCGACGTCGCGGTTGCGATGGGTCGCCTGAACGACTGACCTGCCCGAAGACTTGTTCGAGAACGCCCGGTCAGGCATACCTGCCGGGCATTTTTCATGGCACCGGGAGGAGTAAGATCATGACCAATACGATCGCGCTTGTTCTGGGTGTGCTGATTGTCGGGGCGCTGACCGCGGATGTGATGCTTTACGGATCGGACCACATCGTCTTTCTGGGCAAGAAACTGTTCGAATTGATCGAGTGGATGGCCTTCTGGCGCTAGGATGATCGACGCCGTGATCCAAAAGTGCGGCTGCGCCGCAACGATATTTTGCGTTCAGGCCACGCAGGCCTTGAGGGGCCAGCCCCTCAAACACCCCGGGATATTTGGCACCCAAAGAAGAGGAAAAGGCCGGTCGCCGGAGAACGCAAAGCCCCTGGGGTGAGGCGCCTAGGCCAACCGCTCGGTCAACGCGTCGTTGACCAGGGGTGTTACGAATTTGGACACATCTCCGCCAAGGCGGGCGATCTCTTTCACCAGCTTGCTGGCGATTGCCTGGTGTCGTGCCTCGGCCATCAAAAAGACCGTCTCGACACTGTCATCCAGCACACGATTCATACCGACCATCTGGAATTCGTATTCGAAATCGGCAACCGCCCTCAGGCCCCGCACGATCAGGCTGGCGCCCACGTCGCGCGCGCAATCGATGAGCAGGTTTTCGAAAGGATGGGCCACGATCTGGGTGCCGGTCTGCTCGCCCAGCTTCTGGCATTCCGCCTCGATCATCGCAACACGTTCTTCGAGCGAGAACATCGGCCCCTTGTCGCGGTTGATCGCCACGCCGATCACCAGTTTGTCGACAAGAGCCGTGGCACGCCGGATAATGTCGATATGGCCCAGCGTGATCGGGTCAAATGTGCCCGGATAAAGTCCTACGCGCATCCCGGCCCCTCCTTCGGTGTCTTTTGCCGCGCACGCAAACACGATGCGCTGCCGGAATGCAAGAGGAGGATCAGTAGCCCATGATCATCCCTTCAAGCGCGTCTTTCTCCATCGACAGTTTGGCAAGCTGGGCCTTGACCACGTCTCCGATCGACACGAGCCCGACCATCTTGCCGTCCTCGACCACGGGCATGTGCCGGAACCGGCCCTCGGTCATTTCATTCAGGACATCGCCCACGCCGCTCTGCAAGGTGCAGGTCACCAATCGCGTGGTCATGTGATCGGTCACCTTGCGCTCCATGCAGCTTGCGCCGCCGCGTGCCAGTTCCCGCACGATATCCCGCTCCGACAGGATGCCCATCGGGGCCTCGCCATCCTCCGAGATCACCACGGTGCCGATCCGTTTTTCCGCCAGAAGCTTCGCCGCATCCGCAACCTTTGCATTCGGCCCCAGCGTCACGACCCCGGGGCTGGCCTTCGACTTCAAGATATGCTGCACAAGCATCTGACAATCCTCCGCAATATTCTTCTGATTTCCAAAGGGTTGCCGCAATAAGCTTTCAAGTCAAGGTTGATCGACGCAGCCCTCCAATCGCGCGATCTCGGCGCGCAAACTGTCGCTGATCCGCGCCGCCAGACGCGTGAGCCGCGCGCTGCCCCGGTCGCTCTGGTGCCGGACCAGGTAGAAGGCACGCCTGAGGCTGACCTGATCGCCCAGCACCACAGAGAGATCGGGGTGGGAGGGCAGTGCGAAATCATGCGCCATGCAAAGCCCTGCCCCCTGTTCGGCCATACGCAGTTGAACCGGGACAGAGTTGGAGGCCAGAGGCACCCGCGCGATGCCCAGCTCGGCAAGATAGTCGAGTTCTGCATCGAAGATCATGTCGGGAATGTAGCCCAGCATCCTATGGGCCTGCAGATCGCTGACATCGCGGAGAGGCCTGCGTTTCAGATAGCGACGGGCCGCCACCAGATGCAGCCGGTAGTCGGAAATCTTTTGGACGACGAGCTGTCCCGCGGTGGGGGCACTGACGGTGATGGCCATATCCGCCTCCCGCCGGGTCAGGTTCACGACCCGGGGCAAGGCCACGACCTGGATGTCGAGATCGGGGTTTTCCGCCCCAAGCGCGGCGCAGATCTGCGGCAAGAGGTAATTCGCACAGCCATCCGGCGCGCCGATGCGGACCTGACCGGTCAGGCGCCCCTCGGCACCAGCCAGCGCGTCGGTGCCGGCGCGCATCGCCTCCTCGGCGCGGGCGGCATGCTCCATCAGCCGTTCGGCGGCAGCGGTCATCCGGTAACCCTGCGGCGATTTCACGAAGAGCACCTGCCCCAGCGTTCTTTCCAGCCGGGCCACGCGGCGCCCCACCGTCGCCGGGTCAAGGCGCAAGCGCTTGCCGGCCCCCGACAGGCTTTCGTCCCGCGCCACGGCCAGAAAGACACGCATATCGTCCCAGGATGGCTCCATCCCGCTCCTTTCGTTTTGCAGATCTGCAAAATACTTTTGAGAAGTTGCCCCTGTTCACGCCATTTTTGCAAGCCTATGCTGCGCGCAAATCCGATATGGGAGGAGCGATCCGATGCAAGATCTCAGCCATTACCTGGACGGCGCACATGTGACCGGAACGTCCGGCCGTTTTGCCGATGTCATGAACCCAGCCACGGGCGAGGTCCAGGCCCGCGTGCCGCTCGCCAGCACGGACGAGGTCGCAAAGGCCGTCGAGATCGCAGCCGCCGCCCAACCGGCCTGGGCCGCGACCAACCCGCAGCGCCGCGCGCGCGTTCTGATGAAGTTCGTGAGCCTTCTGAACCGCGATATGGACAAGCTGGCCGAGGCGCTGTCGCGCGAGCACGGAAAGACCCTGCCCGATGCGGCGGGCGACGTGCAGCGCGGGCTGGAGGTCGTGGAATACTGCATCGGTGCGCCGCATATGCTGAAGGGGGAGTTCACCGACAGCGCGGGCCCCGGCATCGACATGTATTCCATGCGCCAACCCCTTGGCGTCACAGCAGGAATTACCCCGTTCAACTTCCCCGCCATGATCCCGATGTGGATGTTCGCACCCGCCATTGCCTGTGGCAACGCCTTTATCCTGAAACCCTCCGAGCGTGACCCCTCCGTCCCGCTGATGCTGGCCGAGTTGATGGAGGAAGCGGGCCTGCCCAAGGGCATCCTGCAAGTGGTGAACGGGGATAAGGAGGCGGTCGACGCCCTCCTTCACCATCCGGTCGTGCAGAGCATCGGCTTTGTGGGCTCCACGCCGATCGCCGAATACATCTATGCCACCGGCTGTGCCAATGGCAAACGCGTGCAATGCTTCGGCGGGGCCAAGAACCACATGATCGTCATGCCGGACGCCGATATGGACCAGGCTGCCGATGCGCTGGTCGGGGCCGGCTACGGGGCGGCGGGCGAGCGTTGCATGGCTATTTCGGTCGCCGTGCCAGTGGGGGACGAAACCGCCGACCGGTTGATCGAAAAGCTGGTTCCGCGCATCGAAAAGCTGAAAGTCGGGCCCTACACCGCTGGCAACGACGTCGATTACGGACCGGTCGTGACCGCCGCGGCCAAAGCCAATATCGAACGCCTCGTCCAGACCGGCGTGGATCAGGGCGCGAAACTGGTCGTCGATGGCCGCGATTTCAAACTGCAGGGCTATGAGGACGGCTTTTTCGTCGGTCCCCACCTGTTTGACCATGTCACAAAGGACATGGACATCTATACGACCGAGATCTTCGGCCCGGTCCTGTCGACCGTCCGCGCGCAAAGCTACGAGGAAGCGATCGGGCTTGCCATGGACCACGAATACGGCAACGGCACCGCGATCTTCACCCGTGACGGCGACACGGCGCGCGACTTCGCCAACCGGATCAACATCGGCATGGTGGGCATCAACGTCCCGATCCCGGTGCCTTTGGCCTATCACACGTTCGGCGGCTGGAAAAAATCCGTCTTTGGCGACCTCAACCAGCATGGCCCGGATGCGTTCAAATTCTACACCCGCACCAAGACGGTCACGGCGCGGTGGCCGTCGGGCATCAAGGAAGGCGGCGAGTTTTCGATCCCGGTCATGGAGTGATCTCTGGCCTGCACCGCGCCCCGGCGCACGTTTGGCGAGCCTTTGCGGTGTGAAGAGGCTCACGTAGCAGGCCATCGTACTGGGCCGGTGTTTACTCTCAATAGAAGCGGGACCAAGCTCCGCTTCATTGGTGCGCATATTGCGTCCCTTCCATGCGGACCGAAGACCTAACACGTGTTTATCAGCAGCTCTGCCCCCAGAGAAGGGCGAGCCTGATCGCCTGATGCACAATTTTTCGGCGTCTCTTTCAATCAACAAACAACCCTAAGTGTAGACTCGCAATCCGACCTGTGTGAGCCTGAGGGCCGGTGGCAACCAGCGATGTCTGTCGTGCCCGATATGCCCGGCATCCGCCGCGAAGGGTCCGCCAGCACCGCCCACGTGCGATTTAAGAGCGAGCCTTTGAGATGAACACGACATTTCCCCCCATTTCCGCAAATGACCCAGCGACCCGATCGGCCACGGCCGTGCCCCTCGCCCAAAGACGCGGAGCGGCGCGGCGTGAACGGGTGCAGGCCAAAGCAAGTCAGCGGCGCCGGGGCGCTAAGCTCTCACACAAGATCTCCTTTGCCGACATGGCCAATGACGCGCTTTACCGCCGCTACGCCGCCGCCATCTGCCCCCCGGACCTTACAAAGAAAATCTCCGATCTGGGCTTTGATTGCCCGGCACGCCTTGCCGCTTGCAAGTCCGTCTCTCGGGTGATCGACAGGCTTGGCCCCGGGGTGGACCGGGCTGGGATCGTGCGGGCTGACATCGGCAGGGTTTTGTTGCGGGCCAAGCGCGAGGCCCGGCGCGGTTACCGGCTGATGCAGCACGCCTTGGCCATGGGGGATCCGATGAACCAGGCCTTGCGGCACACGCCATCAAGCCTGACCACATCCGCGGCAGCCAGCCTGCGCAGCGATGCACCCTTATCTTATGCCGACCCCTCAAGCCTGCAATCCAATCAATCCCCGGCGGCTTACCTTCGCTATCTCTACCGGATTGCGACAGGTCTTGATGACGAGATCGGCATCAGGCCGACTGCAAAGACGGCACTTTCGATTGATGCCCGCCGGCCCGATCTGGCGCAGCTTAAGTTGAGCGAGGAAAACCTCAAGAAAGAGGTCCCGACATTGGACCTTGTGAATGACGTGCTGCGCGCGGGTCTGGGCGACATTGATGTAGCCACCAGCTTTCATCCGATTGCCCTGCCCTACCAGCGCTCTGCAACCGAGGCGCGCACGGCGCTTGCTCAGATCGGCGGCACCACGTTCAACGATCTGGCCATGCGCCTGTCAGAGATGGACCTGGCGGTCTACACCCCTGTGACGTGGGCGCAGGATCAGGCCGGGCTTTTGGGTTTGGATGGCGCACAGGATCAGCCTGCGTCGACCGGCAGCACGCTGTCTCTTTTGATCGAGGATCGGGACGCCGCGGCGACCGGTCCTGCCACGCTCGAAGATCTTTTCAACACCGACGATGCGGCAACGGCCAGCAGCGTGTCGCACCTGATGTCCAGTCTCGATCTGAACTTCGATGCGCTGGCTCAGCTTTTTGGTCTTTACAGTGTCTCGCGGGAATGGCGCGGGGCGGAGGTGTCTCAGAAAGAGTTCGCGACCGCGTTCTTTAACAATGAAGACCCGTTCGAGCTCTCCACCCACGAAAGCGAGGCGACGATCGTCCAGGCGGGCGCGCCTCTATCCGTCCCGGTTCTGAGATCGGTGAACTATCTTGCCCGGCTTCATCATGCGACCGGGTTGCCGTTTCACGTTCTGAACCAGATCCTCAAGGTCCCCGGCGCGCGCGCGGCGGTGGCGACAGCGACCGAGGGTGATGCATCCCATCTTCCCAGCCACCGTCTGACCACGACCGGTCTGCGCGTGCTGGCCAGCTATCCGCTTTATAAACGCGCCTTTTCGCTGACACCCGAAGCATATACCGCCCTTTTGGGCGAGATCAGCCCGTTCTGGCGCGCCAATGAGGTTGTGGAAGGCGACACGTCGATTGCGGGTTTGGAGCGGACCGAAACCTCGTTCATGCGCGCCCTGTTCGGCGATGACGCGCCCTATATCCACGGGGTTGTCAGCCGCGCCGACACCCCGCTTTCCGACACAGATCTGAGGACCGCCGTGTCCCGTGGATTGGGTGTGTCATCGGTTGAGATGGACAAGCTGATCAGCGTGCTGGACGCTTCCTTTGGGCTGACGACGGCACTTGATGCGCAGGGCCTTGCGGCCCTCTATCGCCTCACGACGCTGTGCCGCATGCTCGGATGGCCTCTTCTCAGCGGTCTCGAATTGACCCAAACGCTCAGCGCGCAGGTTGAAAACGGGGCCGATCTGTGGACCGCCCTCATCGCGCGCAATATGTCCGCCGCGGACACAGAAGCCCTGTGCGACGCCATGGACTGGCTGGTGCATCTGTCGCATTGGCTGACCGAGGCAGAGATGACGCCCGACACTCTGGTGTCCCTGCTCAGCCCGGCTCAGGCATCCCCGCAGCCCAGCGATGAGGACGCGCTTTGGCTGGGCACGCTCGCCACGGCTTACGCACCGCTCGCAGCAGGCACCGACCGGTTCCGGACTTTCGAAAACTGGGCCGGAGAGAACGGGGACGACATTCATATCTCTGCGGAGGATTGGCACACGCACCTGACCGAGGTTGATCCGCTCTATCGCGCCTCTGGCGTGTTCCTGCACGGCCTTGGGCGCGACGCGATCAGGGAGGCCTGCCAAAGCTGTCTTGCGGCCCGTCCCGGCATCGCGCTGGGGGACCAGTCCAACCAGGAGCAATTGAGCAGCCTGGTGGCCCTGCTCGCGGATCTGCGCACCGGACAGGAGCGTTTGATGCAAACGCGTCTGGTGAGCCTGAGCGGGACCGTCAACGTGGTGAGCGCCGCGCCGTTGATCGCTTGGGCGCAGACGACCGCCTTGGATCTTTTGTCCGATCTGTTGCCGACCGAGCCGGATGCGCCGGTCGCCAGCGCATCGCTGGCCGAGATCAAGCGCTATCTCGCCGTCGTGGCAGCATTCGACCTTGGCGATATCGACCTCTGGCTTTTGGGTCAGAGACCTCATTGGCTGGCGCCGGGGCTGGCGGATGCCTCCGGCCGCGTGAAGCCTCTGGGCTTCGGCCAGCTCTTCTGGCTGCAGCGCTTTGCCTCCGTCCAGATCGGCGCGGCAAACGACGCGGCCTGGCGCGGGTTTTTCATGCTGACCAACGATGGCGCGCCGGCAGAGGGCGCATCAGAGGACGAGCAGACGGCCTGGCGCGTGCAGACCCGCACCATGCTTGCCTTGCTGATGGAAATCACCCCCGACGATCTGCACACCTACATGGACGCCTTGTTTGGCGCCGAGAGCGTGCCCCGCGATATTGTGCAGATCGACGCGCTGTCGCGACACATCCGCCTTGCGGAAGACCTTCGGGTCAGCGCCAAGGACCTGCTTGCGCTCAAGGATGTCAGCCGATCCGTCACCGCCGGCGACTGGTCCGCCGCTGCCGCTGCCGCGCAATCGGCCCTGACCCGCACCCACAATGCAGAACACGTCACGGCCTTTCGAAAACAGATGGCCGAGCATGAACGCGACGCGCTTTGTGCAGCGTTCCTGCAGACGAAGGTTGCGCGCGATGATGATCTGGGCGGGCGGATCAAGGATCGCGAAGGCCTCTATCGTCACCTTCTTCTGGATGTCGATGTCACCAGCGCCGTTCCGACAAGCCGGTTGGTGGAGGCGATCAGTTCGCTGCAATTGTATATCTCCCGCGCTTTGTCGGATCTGGAGGAGGACATCGTCTTTCTGGATCGCAAGGCGCTCACCGAACGGTGGGAGCTGGACAAGGATTACCGGCAATGGGAAGCCAACCAGAAGCTCATGCTCTATCCGCAAAACTATATCGAGCCCGAGTTGCGCTACGTCACCTCGCCCGAGTTCGAAACCCTGCTTCAGGCGGTTTCGGGGTCCAATCTGGATGAAGACAGCGTCGAAAGTGCGGTGAACGCCTATATGAACGGGCTCGCCAGCGCCTGTGATCTGAGCATCTGCGGCTTCTATCCTGAACGCCGCACGGGCGACGGCGGCATTGCCAATGTGACCTATCATGTTCTGGCCAAGGCCAAGTGGGAGCCGGGGCGCTTTTTCTACCGCAAACTCGATGCCGATTACCTGACGATCACAGAGCTGGCCCCGTCCGTTGCCTATCTGAAGGCCATGGACTGGACGTTTTGGCAGGAAGTGTCGGTGCCCACAACGTTCGATCTTCTGTCGGATGTCACCGTCTGTGTCTTTGACAACCGGTTCTTTTTCTTCTGGCTGGAGTTGGAGGAGCGACGCGATCAGATTGAGGGCGCGTCGTCCACGACGTGGCGTATTCATCCCAGATACATGCGCTGCGATCACAACGCGCTGGTCGGCACGATGCTGATGCCCAAGCTGAACGTGACAGGCGCCCTTTCCAATCCGGCCATCACCGTGCTGGCCGAGGACGCGTTTGAGTGGGGCGGCGCCAAGCCCAACCTCTACGGAACCTATCAGCCGACCTATTCTGCGGCGGATCAGGATATTCTGAGCGTGGTGTTCGGGATCAACCTTCCCGGCCTCGCCCCACCCCCGCAGGACAATAGCAAGACGGTTGAGGCGCGGACGATCTCAGAGCAAGCCACGGTGCGCATTCGACTGGCCGAGGAATGGTCGGATGCCCTTATGCATCTGGGAGCGGGCCTCAATATGCTGATCGAGGATGCCGCACCGGATGACTACCTGCCGACATATGAAGGCCTTGATACGCAAAATCGGGTGGTCGCAAGTGGCGGTGTCATCGACGGGACCTTCGAGCTGACAAAAGACACCAGTCTCTATCCCTTTGGCGATGTGCACTATGGCCACAGCTTGCGGCACTCCAAGATCGTGTTTACGCCCAGCACAATCGGCTCCAGCGGTCTGGGTCACCTCACGGTCAGGCTGGATATGGGCGCGCGCCGCTACACCCTGTTCGGCTCAAGCAAATACGCCACCCTGCTCCACATCAGAGAGCACGACGAACCCACGCGCATCTGCGTCCGATACATCCT encodes:
- a CDS encoding CoA-acylating methylmalonate-semialdehyde dehydrogenase; amino-acid sequence: MQDLSHYLDGAHVTGTSGRFADVMNPATGEVQARVPLASTDEVAKAVEIAAAAQPAWAATNPQRRARVLMKFVSLLNRDMDKLAEALSREHGKTLPDAAGDVQRGLEVVEYCIGAPHMLKGEFTDSAGPGIDMYSMRQPLGVTAGITPFNFPAMIPMWMFAPAIACGNAFILKPSERDPSVPLMLAELMEEAGLPKGILQVVNGDKEAVDALLHHPVVQSIGFVGSTPIAEYIYATGCANGKRVQCFGGAKNHMIVMPDADMDQAADALVGAGYGAAGERCMAISVAVPVGDETADRLIEKLVPRIEKLKVGPYTAGNDVDYGPVVTAAAKANIERLVQTGVDQGAKLVVDGRDFKLQGYEDGFFVGPHLFDHVTKDMDIYTTEIFGPVLSTVRAQSYEEAIGLAMDHEYGNGTAIFTRDGDTARDFANRINIGMVGINVPIPVPLAYHTFGGWKKSVFGDLNQHGPDAFKFYTRTKTVTARWPSGIKEGGEFSIPVME